Within Primulina tabacum isolate GXHZ01 chromosome 5, ASM2559414v2, whole genome shotgun sequence, the genomic segment TTGTGTTCCAAATTATGATTCCTATATCCTTGTACATATCCATGGAGCTTGTCCGTGTTGGCCAGGCTTATTTTATGATACGAGACGATAGGATGTTTGACAAGTCATCGAATTCAAGATTTCAGTGTAGGGCTTTGAATATAAATGAAGATTTGGGACAGATAAAATATGTTTTCTCTGACAAAACTGGTACGCTCACAGAGAATAAGATGGAATTTCAGTGTGCAAGCATCGGGGGAGTAGACTACAGCAATGGGAATGCCAGTGGCAAAGATGAAGATGAGAATGTAGGATATTCGGTTCAAGGTATAATAACTGCAATatcctttttctttttattccACGAGAAGGTTCTTTATTGTAATAATGCCAGTTATATGTCATGCTAACCCATTACTTGTTCGGTATTTATTTGGTTTCAGTGGAAGGGATATTTTTGAAGCCAAAGATGAAAGTAAATATTGATCCGGAACTCCTCAAACTATCAAAAAACAAACGCACGTATGAGGGCAGGCATGTTCATGACTTTTTTGTGGCATTGGCGGCTTGTAACACCATCGTGCCTCTAACCATGGAGACATCTGATCCTTCAGTTAAGTTAATTGAATACCAAGGGGAGTCTCCTGATGAACAGGCATTAGTCTATGCTGCTGCATCTTATGGATTTATGCTTATTGAAAGAACTTCTGGGCACATAGTTATCGAcattcaaggggaaaggcaaagGTACCTCAAAATAACCTTCATTTGCattagttgttatttttttatattttccgTCTTATCGATGCTAGTTGCTTCACTTAATTTGATCATAACACTATCCTTACTTTACAATCGGAGAAGCGTCAGTACACTGTCTTCGAAAATTATATACATATGCATTATTTATGCTATGATAGCACTCATCGCGAAGTTTCTATATGTTCATTAATAGAGTAATTTTAATATGCAGGAGGTTCTAATTGCCACCTTTAAGTACACGAGTTCTTTGAATATATACCTTTTCTATAATACAATGAACATGGATCTGCTCTTGTACTTGTTACCCACCCCTTCGAATAACATATTTCTTAATGCAGGTTTGGTATTTGCCCTTTTCAATTTGAGAAGATTTTTCAGATAAATTGTGTTTCATGTTTTGCTTACTTCTCGATTTTGTTTATAGCTCGCGGCTGTTTTTTGCTATCTAATCTGTTGCGGAGAGCTTCATCTAGTATCACATATctaatttgttgagttttatagTTATGACTTTTTCTTGCAACTGTTTTGTCTGATTTTCTTTtgcattttattattattattattattttgaacaTTTGAAGCAGATGTATTGATCATCTGAATTCTGATCAATTCATGCCGCAGGTTCAATGTCTTGGGTATGCATGAGTTTGACAGTGATCGGAAGAGGATGTCTGTAATAGTAGGATCTCCCGATCAGACAGTAAAGGTGTTAGTAAAAGGTGCTGATACATCCATGTTCAGCATCATAGATAAATCTGTGAACTTGAACATGATGAAATCTACTGAAGCTCATTTGCACTCGTATTCCTCGAGGGGCTTGAGAACACTTGTTATTGGATCACGGGATTTGTCTGCATCCGAGTTCGAACAATGGCATTCATCTTACGAGTTGGCAAGTACTGCCTTGATTGGGAGGGCAGCTTTACTTCGTAAAGTTGCCAACAATATTGAAAACCATCTTAGCGTATTAGGTGCATCAGGGATCGAAGACAAATTGCAGCAAGGCGTGCCAGAAGCAATCGAGTCATTAAGAATGGCTGGTATCAAGGTGTGGGTTTTGACCGGAGACAAACAGGAAACAGCAATTTCTATTGGGTACTCTTCTAAGCTCTTGACGAGTAATATGACTCGGATAGTGATCAACAACAATTCGAAAGACTCGTGTAGAAAGAGCTTAGAAGATGCCTTATTAATGTGTAAAAAGCTCAAAATTGGTTCTGACCCCAAACACAGGGGTTCTGAAGCTGGAGGAAATCAACTTGCTTTAATTATTGATGGGACGAGCCTTGTATATATTCTGGATACTGAACTCGAAATACAGGTGTGCATGCAGAGGCTACATCAAGTTCCCCCTCAATCTCTCTTTCTCTCTCCCTCTGCTATGTTATGCCAAAgttctttaatttatttattttgatttgtTTGCAGCTTTTTGAATTAGCAAGCAAatgtactgtggttttatgttgTCGGGTGGCTCCATTGCAAAAGGCTGGAATTGTTgccttaattaaaaatagaacTGATGACATGACCCTTGCCATTGGTGATGGTGAGCATCATTATAACTTGACATAACGTGTTATGTCAAGTTATGTCATTTTGCCAACTTGTGGGCTGAATGTTTATAATTTTTTCTGTGCGCTTTTAGGTGCAAATGACGTTTCAATGATCCAAATGGCGGATGTGGGAATTGGGATTAGCGGACAGGAGGGTCGGCAAGCTGTCATGGCATCAGATTTTGCAATGGGTCAATTCAGATTTCTGGTCCCGTTGTTACTGGTACATGGACATTGGAATTATCAGCGGATGAGCTACATGATATTGTACAATTTCTACAGGAATgctgtttttgtttttgtcttATTCTGGTAAGTATGATTTACGTGGTTGAAGTTACTTATATTTCCTATACGTTCTGTGTTATAAAGATCAAAGAGAATGATTATAATTGTTCTAGCACCACATCCATGATCttgattcatgatttttggTGAGCTTGAATGCTCAAAGAGGTAGCAGTTTTGAAGTTTATAATGCATTATTCAGTTAACTGTTTTTTTCAATTGCTCTtctcattttttaatatatCTTTTAACCGATtcttttataatatataatataattgttTTTTGAATTCATAATACAAGTTTGGTGATTGGTGTTTTTGGTTGTCTTTTTTCCATCATAGAAGCATTAGTAACAGGATATCTATGGTTGTGATGCTCATGCGGCTGCCCGTTTTTGTTTCTGTTTTGACTTTTAATGGAGATAAGTACCTCAATTATtagattattaaaaataatgagtttAAATACATGGATACAGTTTGAATCCTATACTGAAACTATTAGGATAGAAGTAGACAGATTTAAGGCTGGAAAAATATCATAGTTGGGGATTTGGTGTAACTCTGCGTCTAGCTAGGGCTGCAGCTTGATAGTTGCTGCTAGTTCTTTGTATTTTATAATACCTTATTCTTACTTGCCTTGTTTGGCAGTGAGCATGCTCACGGCCTTACACCTTGTGTCTTTAAAAAACTGACACGTGCACCCCATGTTTCTCCCAGGTATGTGCTCTTCACAGGTTTCACTTTGACGACTGCCATTACTGATTGGAGCAGTATGTTATATTCGATAATATACACAGCTTTGCCCACAATAATTGTGGGCATTCTTGACAAGGATTTAAGTAGAACCACTCTGTTGAAGTATCCTCAACTTTACGGGGCTGGACAAAGACGAGAAAGCTACAACGGAAAATTATTTTGGGTAACAATGTTGGACACTTTGTGGCAAAGCATAGCTGCCTTCTTCGTGCCTCTGCTCGCGTATTGGAAAAGCGACGTGGACGGTTCAAGCATGGGAGATCTTTGGACTCTTGCCGTtgtaataattgttaacatacaTTTAGCCATGGACGTCATTCGGTGGTATTGGATAACTCATGCCACCATTTGGGGATCTATTGCTGCTACTTTCATTTGTGTCCTTATTATCGACAGCCTGCCATTCCTTCCTGGCTATTGGTAAGATTGCTTATTCCTACTTTTGATcgtttttattataaatattagatTTCGCATGAACTTATGTTCGTTATGTCCTGCAATTCATGGGTTTGATTATATCCTTTATTAAGCAAATAAATTCATATATGTCAAGTACATTCGGGCTATAGTTTTAAACATGACTTTATCAAGAGTTCTCAagtcaaatcattttttttaagctAAATATTTCTGTATCTAACTTGCTAAGTTGGGCTTttttaaatgcttttaaaaaaggCTCGAGTCGGGGTAATATTTTAGACATGATGCTTTAAAAGCGCTTTTAAGCTCTGCCAAACTATTTTTTGTTCCTTTATATGCAATCgttctttcaaatatttccaACCTTTTTTTAAGTATAATATTATATAAGTAAATGGTTTGCGAAGTTCTACATATCTTGCACTAATAAGCGTCTATCATCAGTTTTGTAAGTCTTGATCCTTGTATATCTTTGCATTGCCTGGAAATTGCAATGCGAGCTTTATCTTTTTGTCAATACTTTTGCAGGGCCTTCTTTACCATTGCCAAGACTAAATTGTTTTGGGTGTGTTTGGTTGGGATCATGATAGGAGCATTGCTGCCTCGTTTCGTCATTAAAATATTCATTCAGAATTACAGACCCAATGACATTCAAATCGCGAGAGAAGCCGAGAAAGTTGAAATTTCAAGGGAATCACATGTCGCACAAATAGAGATGAATTCGATAATTGGTAAGTCAACTAGGTAGACGTCACACTCACttggttttttaatttttgggtGTATTCCCTTTGTTTCTGTAAAGTTTGTTCGATTCTTTAGGCCAGTGCAGAAATTTTCTCCAGCTTGCCATGTCTAGTTTATTTGCTATACTATGGAAGAAGATAGAGATAGTGTATTAGCTTTGTATTGTCTTGCTACAGAGGATGTAATTGTACATTTATTAATGTTTCTTCCATTTAAATATATAGTCTTTGTTTTGGGAAAGTACAGAGTTTGCTTTTTGCATGTACTTATTATTGGTAACATTTTTTTTTccgttcttttttttttgcttgGTAGATGTTACCCATACGGGTAATGTTATCTATTCAATACATAACATATGTGTTGAGTGACGAATCATGATCATTTATCCATATATCATGGTTGAATTTCAGTACACATGTCATATGTTAAGTGGATAAAGACACTATCTATATGAGTAACATGAACAAGATAATCGTTTGTATACATAGACGCTTGTCTATagcttttaaaataataacGAACATTCAATTTGCAAAGTAGCATAGTGAAAGATCATATGTTCAATTTTTAATCGAAAAAATTGTTGAATTTGATATGGTCTCACAGTCGATTATCAGTTGCTCACATGATGTAATTCaagtttgaaatttaaattttgggaAACTGATAATTTTACTATTAAGCTAATTGATTGGCTGCCGAATTaccaattaatttttattattcatTGTTGGGGAGAACAATTAGTGTTTTTTTAATCGAACTATTAGTCGTTTTTTGCACTTTATGCTTTTTGACATTATTATTGtgatcataaaaatataaaacatttaatatttacatcatcattattattatattacaaAAAGAGGAACTTGTCAAAAAATCCCTATACtcattcttaattttctctTTACTCTCTACCCCACTAAAACTTTGTTTCAACTcccatttcttttaaatttccaAATTTACCCTTATATCTATATTTTGAATAATTggtttttcatttttaaataatggcccatcatgcttccgtaaaataaattaaatcttttacctCTTTGACCGGAGTATCACCGGGTTATATCCATCGTATTTTACACACTGCTCCTCAAAGCCCAACCACGCGATCGCAACCGATGGTTACTGACGTAGATTCCTTCAGCAACACTTGGCACAACCCTAATTCGTTTCCTACCTTAGGGTgtacaataaaagataaaattttgaaaataatacatgagaggggctaAGAGCAAAGATCTCTTTATTCAAACaccaacattttattaatacatagtaacctcctgtagaggaggagaaaaTTGTTTAGCTACTAATAGTAGCTGAACTTACTACACACATACACTtgaaagaaaattattacaaatgttttgaagaaaaacgaagAGGTTGATCGATGTCTTCATCTTCCTTCAGCCTGCTTATTTATAGAAGGCTTCCTTCGGATTTGAAACTCGGACTTCAAATCTTCATAAGCCTTTACAGCTTGCTTGGGGACCATTGAGATGGTGGTTGAGTGGTCCATTGGGATGGTTCATCCACCTTTCTTGATTTGTCTTCTTCTAGATCATCAATCTAGAGATAgtcatttcttgaatttttatctgccTGCATAAATAGTTTATATGCATCTGGATTAGATCAGCTTGTATCTCCCTTCCTGTTTCTTTGAGCCGTTTATAATAATCTTTGGAATTTTTCAGCTCTTTTCTTGTTGCCTTAATCCTTCTTCTGGAAACTTTGAgatatgaaaaatacattttcttttgtttccagTTTTGGTTTAAGTCCGTCGTGGTTTACTGGTTCCCAATTGTTATTATCTATAGATTAAAATTTCGGGACCAGTTGTTTTGCTTTTATTCAttcgattatttttttaaatcaggTATTCAATGATCCTTGTCATTTTCCACCCATTATTGGTGGTGCTTGTCTTTCCACTCACATGGTGGTCCTTCTTTTGGTTAGTGGGCTGATCACCTGTACACCTTTAATTTTATCGAGGAATCTTTGGTTTTCGTTGTCCTCGAGGAAAACGTGAAGGTGGTCCATCCCCACTCAGATCTCGGTTTGAATCCTTTACCGAATTCAGGTTCATTCTGGTTTTGGCATCCAAAACAGATGTTTTCTGACTATCTTCCTATATGTGCCATGTTACAGAAT encodes:
- the LOC142546922 gene encoding phospholipid-transporting ATPase 1-like → MDSKSQTEINEYPHQAPDFIRNSSSRRSISSIQSKASGGRSVRELSSSELDLKPMRHGSRGDSEGLSTSYKEINDEDSRFIYVNDPEKTNDKFKFAGNSIRTGKYSVITFLPRNLFEQFHRVAYIYFLVIAILNQLPQLAVFGREASILPLAFVLLVTAVKDAYEDYRRHRSDKIENNRLALVYANGQFEQKKWKDIRTGEIIKVSGNGSIPCDMVLLSTSEATGVAYLQTTNLDGESNLKTRYAKQETQMKRPGEGKFTGLIKCEKPNRNIYGFQANMDIDGKRVSLGPSNIVLRGCELKNTDWALGVAVYAGKETKAMLNNSGAPSKRSSLETRMNREIIYLSIFLVTLCAIVCILQGVWLRNHKDELDLMQFYRKKDYSGPKVKDYKYDGWGLEIFFALLMSVIVFQIMIPISLYISMELVRVGQAYFMIRDDRMFDKSSNSRFQCRALNINEDLGQIKYVFSDKTGTLTENKMEFQCASIGGVDYSNGNASGKDEDENVGYSVQVEGIFLKPKMKVNIDPELLKLSKNKRTYEGRHVHDFFVALAACNTIVPLTMETSDPSVKLIEYQGESPDEQALVYAAASYGFMLIERTSGHIVIDIQGERQRFNVLGMHEFDSDRKRMSVIVGSPDQTVKVLVKGADTSMFSIIDKSVNLNMMKSTEAHLHSYSSRGLRTLVIGSRDLSASEFEQWHSSYELASTALIGRAALLRKVANNIENHLSVLGASGIEDKLQQGVPEAIESLRMAGIKVWVLTGDKQETAISIGYSSKLLTSNMTRIVINNNSKDSCRKSLEDALLMCKKLKIGSDPKHRGSEAGGNQLALIIDGTSLVYILDTELEIQLFELASKCTVVLCCRVAPLQKAGIVALIKNRTDDMTLAIGDGANDVSMIQMADVGIGISGQEGRQAVMASDFAMGQFRFLVPLLLVHGHWNYQRMSYMILYNFYRNAVFVFVLFWYVLFTGFTLTTAITDWSSMLYSIIYTALPTIIVGILDKDLSRTTLLKYPQLYGAGQRRESYNGKLFWVTMLDTLWQSIAAFFVPLLAYWKSDVDGSSMGDLWTLAVVIIVNIHLAMDVIRWYWITHATIWGSIAATFICVLIIDSLPFLPGYWAFFTIAKTKLFWVCLVGIMIGALLPRFVIKIFIQNYRPNDIQIAREAEKVEISRESHVAQIEMNSIIGKSTR